The nucleotide sequence TCGGCAGCGTCCGGAATGTAGGGCGGATTGGCCACGACGACGTCGACCTGTGTCTCGAGTTCGGGAAGCAGGCCTTCGCCGGTGACGTCGGCGCGCAGCAATTCGACCGCCGTCCCCGCGGTATTGCGGCGCGCATAATCCAGGGCCGCGTCCGAGTCGTCGATGGCAATGATGCGAGCACCGGGCCGGTGGTGGGCCAGTGCGGCGGCCAGCGCGCCCGATCCGGTACACAGGTCGACGATCACCGGGCGCGGCGCAAGTTGTTGTGCGGTAACCCATTCCAAGAGGCATTCGGTCTCCGGGCGGGGTATGAACACGCCTGGGCCGACGTGGAGCTGCACCGGCCCGAACGCCACCGTCCCGGTGACGTGTTGCAGCGGCACGCGGCGCGAACGGGTGGCGACGGCCTCGCGGTAGCGCTCGAAAAATTCGTCGCCGGGCGGGTCCAGCAGGGCCAACCGGCCGCGGTCCACCCCGGCCAGGTGAGCGGCCAACTGCTCGGCATCGCAACGCGCGGAATCGATTCCGGCGTCGGCAAGCAGCGCCGCCGCCGAGTCGATCGCCTGCCGCAGATCGCTCATGTGGCCTGTTGCAATCGGGATTGTTTGTCGGCCTCGCTCAACGCGTCGAACAGCGCGTCCAGGTCGCCGTCGAGCACCTGATCGAGGTTGTGCGCCTTGTAATTGATGCGGTGATCGGCGATCCGATTCTCCGGGAAGTTGTAGGTGCGGATCCGTTCGCTGCGGTCCACCGTACGGATCTGGCTGGCCCGGTCGGCCGACGCATCGGCCTGGGCCTGCTCCTCGGCGAGCGCCTGCAGTCGCGCGGCCAGCACCTGCAGGGCGCGGGTCTTGTTCTGCAGCTGCGACCGTTCGTTCTGGCAGGTGACCACGATCCCGGTGGGCAGGTGGGTGATTCGCACCGCGGAGTCGGTGGTGTTGACGCCCTGGCCGCCCTTGCCGGAGGACCGGTAGACGTCGATGCGCAGATCCGATTCGTCGATCTGCACCTCCGCGACTTCCTCGGGTTCGGGGTAGACCAGCACGCCGGCCGCCGAAGTGTGCACGCGCCCTTGCGATTCCGTCACCGGGACACGCTGGACGCGGTGCACGCCGCCCTCGAACTTCATCCGCGACCACACCCCGTCGGCGCTGTCGCCATCACTCGCGTTGCGATTAGAAATTGCCAGCGTCGCGTCCTTATAGCCGCCCAGGTCCGAGGTGGTCTCGTCCAGCACCGTCACGGTCCAGCCGTGTCGCTCGGCGTAGCGGATGTACATTCGGGCCAGATCGGCGGCGAACAATGCCGACTCTTCCCCGCCCTCACCGGATTTGACCTCGAGCACGATGTCGTCGGCGTCATGCGGGTCGCGCGGGGCCAGCATGTCGGTGAGTTGGGTGTCCAGTTCGGCGACGCGCGACTCCAGCTCGGCGACCTCGTCGGCGAACGATTCGTCGTCGACGGCCAGCTCGCGCGCCGTCTCCAGGTCGTCGCGCGCCGAGGCCAGTTTGCGGTAGGTGGCGACGATCGGCGCGAGACGGGCGAATCGGCGCCCGACCTTGCGCGCCTCGTCGGGCTTGCTGTGCAGTTCGGGATCGGCCAGCGCCTGCTCGAGCTCGGCGTGTTCGGCGAGCAGCACGTCGATCGTCTGTACGGGCTGCGTCATGTCGCACCTCCAAACGCGAACCGACGCCCGGCCTGCGCACGTTGCGGCACAGTTCGGGCGTCGGTAAGGCAGCTATTTGTTGGCTTCGGCGTTGGTGCGCTTGCCGTAGCGCTTCTCGAAGCGGGCCACGCGGCCGCCGCTGTCGAGGATCTTTTGCTTGCCGGTGTAGAACGGGTGGCACTGCGAGCACACCTCGACGTGGATCTGGCCGCCCGTCTTGGTGCTGCGGGTCTGGAAGGTGTTGCCGCACCCGCACACCACCGTCGTCTCTTCGTACGCGGGGTGAATGTCAGCTTTCATGATGTCCTTCTCGATCGTTTGCCGCCCTGACCGGGCAGA is from Mycobacterium conspicuum and encodes:
- the prmC gene encoding peptide chain release factor N(5)-glutamine methyltransferase, encoding MSDLRQAIDSAAALLADAGIDSARCDAEQLAAHLAGVDRGRLALLDPPGDEFFERYREAVATRSRRVPLQHVTGTVAFGPVQLHVGPGVFIPRPETECLLEWVTAQQLAPRPVIVDLCTGSGALAAALAHHRPGARIIAIDDSDAALDYARRNTAGTAVELLRADVTGEGLLPELETQVDVVVANPPYIPDAAELDPEVAQHDPHHALFGGPDGMRVITAVVALAGRWLRAGGLFAVEHDDTTSAKTVELIDSSTLFDDIHARRDLAGRPRFVTARRHR
- the prfA gene encoding peptide chain release factor 1 codes for the protein MTQPVQTIDVLLAEHAELEQALADPELHSKPDEARKVGRRFARLAPIVATYRKLASARDDLETARELAVDDESFADEVAELESRVAELDTQLTDMLAPRDPHDADDIVLEVKSGEGGEESALFAADLARMYIRYAERHGWTVTVLDETTSDLGGYKDATLAISNRNASDGDSADGVWSRMKFEGGVHRVQRVPVTESQGRVHTSAAGVLVYPEPEEVAEVQIDESDLRIDVYRSSGKGGQGVNTTDSAVRITHLPTGIVVTCQNERSQLQNKTRALQVLAARLQALAEEQAQADASADRASQIRTVDRSERIRTYNFPENRIADHRINYKAHNLDQVLDGDLDALFDALSEADKQSRLQQAT
- the rpmE gene encoding 50S ribosomal protein L31, which translates into the protein MKADIHPAYEETTVVCGCGNTFQTRSTKTGGQIHVEVCSQCHPFYTGKQKILDSGGRVARFEKRYGKRTNAEANK